The window GAGAGAAGAAATATATCGATATGAACTAAGATAAGCTTTTGTTATTCGTAAACTTTCTGTTGTGATATTCGTGTTGCAATGGGGATTATAGGTTTAACATAGGTCCATTGTTGTGTATTATTTTCTTAGTTAAGAAGCATTATAGTTATCTCTTAGAATATGTACTATCACTTTTCTCTTCACAAATAACATctcttattatatattgttgtacTAGGATAACATAATGAAAGAACCTGAACCATGACCTTGAATTGATGTTTATTATTAAGCTGTCACTTTTATGTGTATTCGCCagtttcttttaaatatttaaaggaCAACTCCTAATCTGTATTTAACTGAATTAATTCATCTTACTTTGTTATAATTAGCAATAATCATTATGTGCTATTAATCATTTAATCTATCAAGAATCTAATAATTAACTTCCATGGTAATTTTGCATAAATAGTTAAAGAATATAAGTTGTTAAAAAGTAGTTATAGAAAGAAATCACTGATGATTCATCATAGAGAGCTCATAATACATTTCTTTTGTACATGAGACAATATACACTAATCATTTTGATGGATGTATTCTAGATCTTTGCCAAATCAGTTTTTAAAAACTACAAAAGTAGAATGGAAGATATAATTAGTACCTGGGATGAAGGCTATTTTTGACAACTTTCTGGCCATATTTTCTCCATTTGTAACCATCATCAAGAACATCAACATCACTCCTTGTTTGAAAGCAAAATCTTGGTTCTCTCAGCTTTCTTCTCACTTTCATCCTCCCCTTTTCAGTGTTTGATGAACTCCTCCACCTTCACATTCAAATCAAATAatgttaccaaaaaaaaaaaaaaagtttttactttttctgTTTCTACTATATTGGATTAGTTGGTATAAGCATCATGAGTGAACAGGCAGATGGATTTATGTTATCATGAGGTCTCAAGCTAGATTCTTGTTATATTTCCCATGTCACAAACTGACAACTTACAAAGAGATATAGAGCTAGATATGCTTTAAAAAGTTTGCTTGCTTTTTTATGTAGAAAtatcttttacatatatatatatattgtagctAGATCTTGTTAGAATCTGACTGGGGAAGCACAATGAGAAGCTTCTCTCTCTAAACATAacttctctctcacacacacaagcACATAGTAGAGTGTTATACAAAAACTATTGTCTAGCTAGCTAGATCTCATAAtttcctttgaaatatatatatatttggtatccACCCAAGAATGTAAATTGTAAAACCATTGTCATTTTCCCATTTGAGTACTAAAACTAGATAACATTAATAGGCTCTAAATGTTTATATGAACTTGAAAAATGACAACTATAGGTACTTTTGAAGTAAGAATTGATCACACATATTGTATGACTTTCCTTGTAACTTCTTGATCTCGATATCGGGTAAACCGAGGGAGGTCTTGTTTAATTTACCTCGGGAAAGTCAAGCATTTGGGGGGCTCAGATGTACGCAGCCTAACTGGTATTCCGTTTACTAGACTTTTTCTATGATCattccaaaaatataaaaagaaactaGCTTTTGAGCATAGGAACCCTAACTAGAGGGGCTGGAATGAGTAAGAAATGCAATTTAATGAAACTCTTTCAATTCTCTAGCTAGGTTAATTAACCCTAGCTAGTTATAattcaaagatcttcaagtaAAAAATActcataataaataaacaagaaaaagtgAAGAGATTGATCAAAACCATGAATTATGATCATCTATAGCAGTCTTTTCTTCATTAACAGCCTTTGAATCCAAGCTTcccacctatatatataataccaatATATTATGTTAAACTCATCTTGTTATATTAATttgattgaatatatatatatatacaaattaaaagaaagaaataacaaagtttgacataaaaagaaaaaaaaagtatagaaTCATACTTGTTCTTTATACCAAGAATCTCTATGAGCCGTGGCGGCTTCGGTAGCGAAACCGGCAGCTGCGGCGTTACTagaggtggtggcggtggtggtggtgtggacAGTAGGTGGTTGAGATAAGTGTGGAGGAAGAGATAGAGTTGGAGGAGGTAAAAACCTCAAAACTTGGCTATGGTTTTGATGCTGATGATCTTGAAAATGAGAAAAACCCATATTATGATGATCATGTTGATGatgaatatgatgatgatgatgatttggaaAAGAAGAAACTTGAAGATTAAAGTTGGCTAACCCTCTTTCTGATCCTtccataaaattttcaaaagttcTAGTACAACTACTTAATATTAGCTTTAATTTCCTGTTGATTttctactactactactactatacCACTACAAACTAGTAATAAGTTGAAAATTGTTTTTCTTCTTAACTGGTGGGGTTTTTGTATTTGTAGTGCATGTGTCCGTACAGGTGCTAGTGTGTATGTATGTCTGTAGTGATGGGGTGGGTGAGGTGAGCAGAGCaggttattttattttatttttttttgaaaggtgaatttcgcttgagaacttcgtgtcgtgattcgatagccggaggtctagcatacattgtcttaaccgggtccgcgctaaagagctccctcgaagtaaaaatgcctatttcaaatacccgatgggggaaaaccccctactaatccgtctGAAGGCACGatgatcaataggggtaaacccaaGTTATTTAGTGTTATGCTTCTATACACTACATATGGGGTGGGGGGGGATTGGGGCCAAAGGGGGTATGGAAAACATGTTTTGAGGGTCAACAGGTAAACAATAGATGGAATGTTTGGGAAAAAGagaatttttcttttcttaaattcTCATTTTCTTACCTCAAATGTTtatcttgttttctttttttgactTTATGTTACACAAATCAGATAATTGAACATTAATCAAGATATATAttctaaatgaaaatataattttttttaacaacaaatgaAAATACAATTAACAAATATGGAGTAATTAATGCCTAactattgttatatgtttataattaatatactagattttagaccgaTATATATGCCGAATGGACCTAgtacatattatatgtaaagGTGTTAGGATAATAACTCGTTGAACAGTGACTTGGTTGCTGAAGTAGTTTATCAGCAAGCATCGACAAGTCACAACACAACATATTTATTGATCATGGCTTATTTTGTAATTTGAATATGGACGAGAAAGTGAAAGAGAAACCTTGGAGCCAAAGGATCACGTGACTAACATCAAAGCAGTCATGTGGCTTACTTTATATCTTTCGGGAAACCAATAGAAATGTATAAGTCTCTACACAAGTTTTTCTTTCATCCAAAATGGctaaagaaaaagaagacaATTCAGAAGCATCAAATGTCAAACATCCAATACCTTCAAAAGTGTTGTGTAACTTGCGTTTCTCAATGAAAGGCTACACGTTGTGAAGACAAAGCTTCTTGTCCGTCTAAGTGTGTGTAACTTTCTTAGTTTTACAATTTATAGTAGTTGTTGCATTGTAAACTTATTTTGAATCTTAGTAAGTCTAGATTCAATTACTAGTTAGTCTAGTGATAAATATATTGGTTGTAATCAAGTTAATTCTATGCAACTATATGTTGTAATTAATACTCTtgtatatcatatcatatacttGAATATATTTGGATCATGTTAATTAAGTTTGTGTTATATACTTTAAGTTATTAAATTAACTACTTGTGCAAGTTATTTGGAAACCAACAAAAATCATTCCaaatactatatattatttacTCATGAAATCATTATTAGTGTAAATGAATTTCCCTATATGTTGAATGAGTATAAAAACATATGGTAATTGAACGGCGAAAGACAACCTCATACGCTCGTAGACGCAAAACAATGTTAGGTATCTCAAGAAAAACCCGACAAAAGTGATGTGGGCCCAATTGTGGAAGAGGCATCCTTGTTGTTTCCAGAGACCCAAGACTTAAACGTGATATTGTATGAGTTATTGGCATgttatatggttttttttttctttagtttctagACTTTGATTGTGGGCTAACTTACGCGTGTATATCATTTGAGGCCCATTTGAACCTCTCTatggtatatttttttttaataatgatttgTTAACTTTGATAAGAAAAAAGATTGTAAATGAAATTAGaggatttatatatatctttacatGAAACAATACAAGATATATTTGTGATCATGTGTATCTAACTTTTTACAAAATGGAAAGTCAGGGAGGTGTATGGGGGAAAGGTCATAGACGTAATGAGTGAAGGTAGGGGTCCATAAAAAATATGTTGTCCAAGGCAAAAGGGCAGTTGAGAGTTGAgacttgaaatgaaatgaaatgaaatgatgatCTCAATATATAACAACCCAATTTTTCCATCCAACTTCTgcataaagttacaaaacaccCATCATACCCTCAGCCACCACTACTCACCTGTTCTTTCATCCACAGTTGCCCCCTCTCCTCCTAACTAGTTTACAAAAATTCaattgtatttaatttgtgttctAAACTATTATTGATGTACAATATGTATGGGATTGGGTCTATATATCTAGCTATCTAGTATAATATAtggtgtaaatatttttttcatgatGCTTTTGGGAGTGGCTCGACATTGTATGATCgatgatgatgtaaattaatgatgTGTTTAAAAACCGacaatatatattctttaaaaccgtattttcatgttttgtttgtttatgaacaATGAAAATGACGTTACAACCACACCCCACAATAAACAGAATCAAGCAAAAGAAAGTCATCAACCATCTTGTTCCACCCCAACATACAATATCGTTAACGTATTAAATAGCCATATACCTAAAAACCAACTATATATCCTTTCATGTGAAAACCTTTCTTTGCGTTTTCTGTCTCTATCTCTCAGTTCTCAATGTGGGCAGTAATTAA is drawn from Erigeron canadensis isolate Cc75 chromosome 9, C_canadensis_v1, whole genome shotgun sequence and contains these coding sequences:
- the LOC122583000 gene encoding probable WRKY transcription factor 12 isoform X2, whose product is MEGSERGLANFNLQVSSFPNHHHHHIHHQHDHHNMGFSHFQDHQHQNHSQVLRFLPPPTLSLPPHLSQPPTVHTTTTATTSSNAAAAGFATEAATAHRDSWYKEQVGSLDSKAVNEEKTAIDDHNSWWRSSSNTEKGRMKVRRKLREPRFCFQTRSDVDVLDDGYKWRKYGQKVVKNSLHPRSYYRCTHSNCRVKKRVERLSEDCRMVITTYEGRHNHTPCDDSNSSEHEGFTSY
- the LOC122583000 gene encoding probable WRKY transcription factor 12 isoform X1, which gives rise to MEGSERGLANFNLQVSSFPNHHHHHIHHQHDHHNMGFSHFQDHQHQNHSQVLRFLPPPTLSLPPHLSQPPTVHTTTTATTSSNAAAAGFATEAATAHRDSWYKEQVGSLDSKAVNEEKTAIDDHNSWWRSSSNTEKGRMKVRRKLREPRFCFQTRSDVDVLDDGYKWRKYGQKVVKNSLHPSRSYYRCTHSNCRVKKRVERLSEDCRMVITTYEGRHNHTPCDDSNSSEHEGFTSY